In the Deltaproteobacteria bacterium genome, ATAGGACAAGAGGTGCCGGGGTCAGGATTACTGATACCCGAAAGACAACGCCTGGGTGGCGTAAGCTGGAAAAGTACGCTGTAAGGATGGGAGGAGCCCGCAACCACCGCTTCGGACTCTATGACGGCATCCTCATAAAGGACAATCATATTAAGGCCTGCGGCGGGATCACCGAGGCAGTGGAACGCGTTCGAAAGAACCAGGGGCAATTTCTTCGTATCGAGGTGGAGGTTACGGACCTGAAGGAGGTCGAGGAGGCCCTCAAAAGCGGTGTGGACATCATTATGCTTGACAATATGGACATAAACGGGATAAAGGAATCAATTGGGTTTATTGGCGACCGGGCTCTAGTCGAAGTATCCGGAGGCGTAGGCTTGGACTCGGTAGCTGAACTAGCCGCCACCGGTGTGGACATCATTTCCATAGGCGCCTTAACCCATTCGCCAACGGCCGTGGACATAAGCATGCGAGTCATGGAGTAATGGGTTGATGAACAACATTTTCGTGGTAGGTGTGTCTTTTTTTTCATTCCGGCTGGTCCGGGTTAGGTAGTGTGTGATGAGATACTGCGCAATAGAATATGCCATTCCCAGCAAGCTTGTAACTAATACTGAAATTATCCAGGAAATCATTTCAAGGAGCAAGCGCTATTTAACGGAGAAGGCGCTGAATTTGCTGGAATCTAGGATGGAGGAACTGTTCAAGAAAGCAGTCACCTCGGTGCGATATCACCGTGCGAAAAACGAACGGGCCATCCAGTTTGGCATTGAAGCCGGCATGAAGGCCTTACGGTCAGCCAACATGTCTCCCAAGGATATTGATCTGTTGATATATGTTGGGGTTGGAAGGGGCTATATTGAGCCTGCAACTGCCAATGTTTTTCAGAAAATACTCAAACTGCAGAAAGCCACTTGTTTTGACATACTGGATGCCTGTGCAAGCTGGCTCAGGGCGATTCATGTGGCCCATTCGTTCATAAAGACCGGCATGTACAAGAATGTGATGATCTTAAACTGCGAGTTCAACTTCCGGGAGTATGCCAATTTTGAGTTCAGGTCCATAAAGGATCTTGAGTTTAATTTCCCCACGTTTACGATTGGAGAGGCGGC is a window encoding:
- the nadC gene encoding carboxylating nicotinate-nucleotide diphosphorylase, with product MIGKNERLIRLALEEDIGPGDVTTDTLIEPDRVESAIIVAKESFVLAGLELAQEVFRSLDSAMSFDTTFHDGDSIENGNAILKVTGKLQALLTGERTALNFLQRLSGIATFTRKFVDRTRGAGVRITDTRKTTPGWRKLEKYAVRMGGARNHRFGLYDGILIKDNHIKACGGITEAVERVRKNQGQFLRIEVEVTDLKEVEEALKSGVDIIMLDNMDINGIKESIGFIGDRALVEVSGGVGLDSVAELAATGVDIISIGALTHSPTAVDISMRVME